The following coding sequences lie in one Apium graveolens cultivar Ventura chromosome 3, ASM990537v1, whole genome shotgun sequence genomic window:
- the LOC141711413 gene encoding MFP1 attachment factor 1-like, with protein MADTQDQPKPEISTSDKPNISFSIWPPSQRTRDAVTNRLVETLSSPSVLSKRYGTLPEAEAAAAAKLIEEEAFNAAGGTAGSDDDGIEVLQAYSKEISKRMLETVKSRSGGDGHVAEAAEVVTEGHVAAEEEESVTGSN; from the coding sequence ATGGCGGACACACAAGATCAGCCCAAACCCGAGATCTCAACCTCCGACAAGCCCAACATCTCCTTCTCAATCTGGCCTCCTTCTCAACGCACTCGCGACGCCGTCACTAACCGTCTCGTCGAGACTCTCTCCTCTCCCTCCGTCCTCTCCAAGCGCTACGGCACGCTTCCCGAGGCGGAGGCCGCCGCCGCGGCGAAGCTGATCGAGGAGGAAGCTTTCAACGCCGCCGGCGGTACGGCGGGGTCCGATGACGACGGAATTGAGGTGTTGCAGGCGTATTCGAAGGAGATTAGTAAGAGGATGCTTGAGACTGTTAAGTCTAGATCTGGTGGAGATGGACACGTGGCGGAGGCGGCGGAGGTGGTGACTGAGGGACACGTGGCGGCGGAGGAGGAGGAGTCGGTTACGGGGAGTAATTAA
- the LOC141711259 gene encoding cyclin-A1-1-like, giving the protein MNPVKRSQVQHYDLLNLSEDLKKFYVSEDKMKLAAKSKTNTGDTIVDVDVDEDDEKPRLCATMIRDIYINLRASEANAKKRPCIDYMQKVQKDITISMRKTVIDWLVDVALVHELDSETLYLSVNYIDRYLSGNSINQENLQLLGVACMMIASKYEETDPPSVQKFRKVTANTYSEDEILRMETTVLHCLKFQLTVPTVSSFLSRFVYVAKAVTRALPVELECMSNYLAELSLLDYSMLGYAPSQIAASSVFLARYILSPSTRPWNSTLQHYTLYRPSELLECVRALHRLCCDDDNAVGEKYSHHKYMFVANKYCPPFIPREYFQDKEAVKLCLR; this is encoded by the coding sequence TGAAGAGGTCACAAGTACAACATTATGATCTACTCAATCTTTCAGAAGACCTGAAAAAGTTCTATGTTTCAGAAGACAAGATGAAGCTAGCAGCGAAATCGAAAACCAATACTGGTGACACGATTGTGGATGTGGATGTGGATGAGGATGACGAGAAGCCACGGTTATGTGCAACCATGATCCGTGATATCTACATTAACTTGAGAGCATCTGAGGCCAATGCGAAGAAAAGGCCGTGCATCGACTACATGCAGAAGGTCCAGAAAGATATAACTATTAGCATGCGTAAAACAGTAATTGATTGGCTTGTGGATGTGGCTCTGGTTCATGAGCTTGATTCTGAAACATTGTACCTGAGTGTTAACTACATAGACCGCTATCTCTCTGGAAATTCGATAAACCAAGAAAATTTGCAGTTGCTTGGAGTGGCTTGCATGATGATTGCCTCAAAATACGAGGAAACTGATCCCCCTTCAGTGCAAAAGTTCCGTAAAGTAACTGCAAATACTTACTCTGAGGATGAGATTCTGCGAATGGAGACGACTGTTCTACACTGTCTGAAATTTCAATTGACTGTTCCAACAGTTTCAAGCTTTTTATCGCGATTTGTTTATGTTGCTAAAGCAGTTACCAGGGCTCTACCTGTGGAACTAGAATGTATGAGTAACTACTTGGCAGAGCTATCACTCCTGGATTACAGTATGCTTGGTTATGCTCCATCGCAGATCGCTGCATCATCTGTTTTCCTGGCCAGATATATACTTTCACCATCGACGAGACCCTGGAACTCGACATTGCAGCATTACACGCTTTACAGGCCGTCGGAGTTGCTTGAATGTGTAAGAGCACTGCATAGGCTTTGCTGCGACGACGATAATGCTGTCGGAGAAAAATACAGTCATCATAAGTATATGTTTGTTGCCAACAAGTACTGTCCTCCGTTTATACCTCGAGAGTACTTCCAGGACAAAGAAGCTGTTAAATTGTGCTTACGTTGA